One window of Marmota flaviventris isolate mMarFla1 chromosome 5, mMarFla1.hap1, whole genome shotgun sequence genomic DNA carries:
- the LOC114107589 gene encoding LOW QUALITY PROTEIN: G protein-coupled receptor kinase 5-like (The sequence of the model RefSeq protein was modified relative to this genomic sequence to represent the inferred CDS: inserted 3 bases in 2 codons), with the protein MELENIVANTVLLKARERGGGKRKGKSKKWKEILKFPHISQCEDLRRTIDRDYCGLCDRQPIGRLLFRQFCETRPGLECYIQFLDSVAEYEVTPDEKLGEKGKEIMTKYLTPKSPVFIAQVSRDLVSQTEAKLMQRPGKELFSACAQSVHDDLSGEPFHEYLDSMYFDRFLQWKWLERQPVTKNTFRQYRVLGKGGFGEVCACQVRATGKMYACKRLEKKRIKKRKGESMALNEKQILEKVNSQFVVNLAYAYETKDALCLVLTIMSGGDLKFHIYNMGNPGFEEERALFYAAEILCGLEDLHRENXVYRDLKPENILLDDYGHIRISDLGLAVKIPEGDLIHGRVGTVSYMAPEVLNNQQYGLSPDYWGLGCLIYEMIEGQSPFRGRKEKVKQEEVDRRVLETEEVYSHKFSEEAKSICKMLLTKDAKQRLGCQEEGAAEVKRHPFFRNMNFKCLEAGMLDPPFIPDLRAVYCKDMLDIEXFSTVKGVNLDHTDNDFYSKFSTGSVSIPWQNEMIETECFKELNVFGPDGTLSPDLNRSQPPEPPKKGLLQSPFRRQHQNNSKSSSNSKTSYNHHINSNHVSSNSTGSS; encoded by the exons ATGGAGCTGGAAAACATCGTGGCCAACACGGTCTTGCTGAAAGCCCGGGAAAGGGGCGGAGGAAAGCGCAAAGGGAAAAGCAAGAAGTGGAAAGAAATCCTGAAGTTCCCTCACATCAGCCAGTGTGAAGATCTCCGGAGGACCATAGACAGAGATTACTGCGGCCTGTGTGACAGGCAGCCCATCGGGAGGCTGCTTTTCCGGCAGTTCTGCGAAACCAGGCCTGGGCTGGAGTGCTACATTCAGTTCCTGGACTCGGTGGCAGAATACGAAGTTACACCAGATGAAAagctgggagagaaagggaaggaaattatGACCAAGTACCTCACCCCAAAGTCCCCGGTGTTCATCGCCCAAGTTAGCAGAGACCTGGTCTCCCAGACGGAGGCGAAACTCATGCAGAGGCCCGGCAAAGAACTCTTTTCTGCCTGTGCTCAGTCTGTCCATGACGACCTGAGCGGAGAGCCATTCCACGAATATCTGGACAGCATGTATTTTGATCGCTTTCTCCAGTGGAAATGGTTGGAGAGGCAACCAGTGACCAAAAACACGTTCAGGCAGTATCGAGTACTCGGGAAAGGGGGCTTCGGGGAGGTCTGTGCCTGCCAGGTTCGGGCCACAGGCAAAATGTATGCCTGCAAGCGCTTGGAGAAGAAGAGGATCAAAAAGAGGAAAGGGGAGTCCATGGCACTCAATGAGAAGCAGATTCTCGAGAAGGTCAACAGCCAGTTCGTGGTCAACCTGGCCTATGCCTATGAGACCAAGGATGCCCTGTGCCTGGTCCTAACCATCATGAGTGGGGGCGACCTGAAGTTCCACATCTACAACATGGGGAACCCTGGCTTTGAGGAGGAGCGAGCCTTGTTTTATGCAGCTGAGATCCTCTGCGGCTTGGAAGACCTGCACCGCGAGAA AGTCTACAGAGATCTGAAACCTGAAAACATCCTGTTGGACGACTATGGCCACATCAGGATCTCAGACTTGGGGCTGGCTGTGAAGATCCCTGAGGGAGACCTGATCCACGGCCGGGTGGGCACGGTCAGCTACATGGCTCCAGAGGTTCTGAACAACCAGCAATATGGCCTGAGCCCTGACTACTGGGGCCTGGGATGTCTCATCTATGAGATGATCGAGGGCCAGTCACCGTTCCGTGGTCGCAAGGAGAAGGTGAAGCAGGAAGAGGTGGACCGCCGGGTCCTGGAGACAGAGGAGGTGTACTCCCACAAGTTCTCCGAGGAGGCCAAGTCCATCTGCAAGATGCTGCTCACCAAAGACGCCAAGCAGAGGCTGGGCTGCCAGGAGGAGGGTGCTGCCGAGGTCAAGAGGCACCCGTTCTTCAGGAACATGAACTTCAAGTGCTTGGAGGCCGGGATGTTGGACCCTCCCTTCATTCCAGATCTGCGGGCCGTGTACTGTAAGGACATGCTGGACATCG AGTTCTCCACCGTGAAAGGCGTCAACCTGGACCACACGGACAATGACTTCTACTCCAAGTTCTCCACAGGCTCCGTGTCCATCCCGTGGCAAAATGAGATGATAGAAACAGAATGCTTTAAGGAGCTGAATGTGTTTGGACCCGACGGTACCCTCTCACCAGACCTAAACAGAagtcagcctccagaaccaccaAAGAAAGGCCTGCTCCAGAGTCCCTTCCGGCGTCAGCATCAGAACAATTCCAAGAGTTCCTCCAATTCCAAGACCAGTTATAACCACCACATCAATTCAAACCACGTCAGTTCAAACTCCACTGGAAGCAGCTAG